A window from Nomascus leucogenys isolate Asia chromosome 24, Asia_NLE_v1, whole genome shotgun sequence encodes these proteins:
- the AURKAIP1 gene encoding aurora kinase A-interacting protein: protein MLLGRLTSQLLRAVPWAGGRPPWPVSGVLGSRVCGPLYSTPPAGPGRAASLPRKGAQLELEEMLVPRKMSVSPLESWLTARCFLPRLDTGTAGTVAPPQSYQCPPSQIGLGAEQRDEGVGDAPQIQCRNVLKIRRRKMNRHKYQKLVKTTRFLRRKVREARLRCKQIKFEKDLRRIWRKAGLKEAPEGWQTPKIYLRGK from the exons ATGCTCCTGGGGCGCCTGACTTCCCAGCTGTTGCGGGCCGTTCCCTGGGCAG GCGGCCGTCCGCCCTGGCCCGTCTCTGGAGTGCTTGGCAGCCGGGTCTGCGGGCCCCTTTACAGCACACCGCCGGCCGGCCCAGGTAGGGCGGCCTCTCTCCCTCGCAAGGGGGCCCAGCTGGAGCTAGAGGAGATGCTGGTCCCCAGGAAGATGTCCGTCAGCCCCCTGGAGAGCTGGCTCACGGCCCGCTGCTTCCTGCCCAGACTGGATACCGGGACCGCAGGAACTGTGGCTCCACCCCAATCCTACCAGTGTCCGCCCAGCCAGATAGGGTTAGGGGCCGAGCAGCGGGATGAAGGCGTCGGGGATGCGCCTCAAATTCAGTGCAGAAACGTGCTGAAGATCCGCCGGCGGAAGATGAACCGCCACAAGTACCAGAAGCTGGTGAAGACGACGCGGTTCCTGCGGAGGAAGGTCCGGGAAGCACGCCTGAGATGCAAGCAG ATCAAGTTCGAGAAAGACCTGAGGCGCATCTGGCGGAAGGCGGGGCTGAAGGAAGCCCCCGAAGGCTGGCAGACACCCAAGATCTACCTGCGGGGCAAATGA